The Pungitius pungitius chromosome 15, fPunPun2.1, whole genome shotgun sequence nucleotide sequence TTCGTCAAAACATTGTCAGCGAAAAAACGAATCCAATAAAGGAAAACGGCCCGACCGAGATCAACTCGGCGCAGAGCACAAACCGAGTTTCCAAAAGATATGCGCCTTTGCAAGTTACGACTCGAGTTACCTAAACCACCAGACGTATTTGTCCAGTGTGCATTCTGCTTGCGTTCTGGTGAATTTGAAGCAGGAAGTCTGGCTGCGCGTATTTATGTGAAAAATCAGTTTGCGCTCTGCTCCAGATGTTGCAGCCGTCTTCGTTTTCGCGTAGCAGTCCTGACGCCGGACGCTGCTCTATCTTCTCTATTGTCGCGTTTGCTTATTTGGATCCCCTCTCctcgcccccctctctccccgctGCAGACGTGGTAGTTTGATGCTCCCAGGAGACCGTTAGCAGGAAAGCAGGAGAGTTGTAAACCTCCCCTCTCAAATCAGCACGCTCCTCCTACATGGAGGGCTGGAACCAACTGCGCGACCTTCCCATTAGACTTGGCACGGTTTTACTATTAGTCTGTTATAAAATACCTTAATGCTCCATAAAATggataaagcttttttttttaaatcattgacaCGAGAAGAGTGCGCAAACAAGTCTAATGACCATAAATTGCCCACATTTTGGGACAGAGTGAACTAATTTAAAAGCTGTGCTATTTTTCAGGAtaccatgaatacaaatattatttaaacCTTGATAAAAGAATATGTGACCTAAAATAGTTTTTTGCCaagacaataaacaaaaattCGTAAACTCTTTTCTTGGTGGTACTGTTTTCAGTTTTAGACACGTACGACTCATCAATCAATTATATTAATGCACATTAGACATTTTACACATTAATACAGTGTaatcgtttttttttagttctgttCAAAAAATCCCAAACAAACCACATATAGTACCAAATTGTGTTTGGAAGGGGTAATTGCGCCCTCTAATGCacacattgcacacacattttagCACGTCACGTGTCAGATAAGGTATAAGGCATCCATGCATCACACTGACCATGGGTTATTTTGTCCTGCATGCTACTTTGCTTTCatacaaatagaaatatttgTTGTCTAACCTCTATAGACACAGTGTTGGTTTGGTTCCATATTATAATTGCAGGCGGTGTGCTCACTTACAAGCATGTGCTAATACTTTGTCGGATATCACATGACAAGGTAGTTTCCGAAAATGTGTCAATACTTTACGACAAAACATTTaagaattaaaacatgtatttcctATTAACAACCGTATGTGCAACCATAACGTAGCTCAGCTGCTTTGTTGGCCTTAGCTGAGGAAAGACAGCTTGCCTCCTCCACTCCCCTCGGTTGATGACACGAGAGAGGGCCGCTTAGATTGCCTTGGCAGAGACAAATGACATGTGACTGTTAGGGATTATGGACATTATACATGGACACACAAACGTCTGCAAGCATGTGTTCATGCTGCGTTTAGTGAAAATAAGTCCGTACACCAGCtacaacatttttttatgtaaaagaaGCGCAAACAAGATGCAGCtatatttcctttttcaaaattcCTTTTTAATATGGAGCACTGAACGTACAGTTtacaacaaacagacagactGATATATTTATAGCCATTTGAAACTTTAGTAACTGAAAGGTTACAGATATTACTTTTGGACCAAACAACAATCATAATATTCACAAAGCAGAAGGTCACACACAAGACCCTGTCCCCACTCGGTTCACAAACACTGCAGCTGTGCTTCTGGTTTGACAGGACAATATAGTGAAAACTAAATCACAACAACATGAGCGAGGAGTTTATCCAAACCACCAACAAGACACTAAAAACATAATAGTCcccacaaaaacatttacatttgtaggTCTTGTGTGCTCACGCAAAGCATTAGAATGAATCAGTTCCTTCTGactaaaagaaaaccttttaaaCCCTAGACACAAAACAGACCTTGAATTGCAAAGCATTCacaaagaaataacattttggTTAGTTTGAACCTGCTTTGGTGCCagttgaatcagatttggtAAACACTACAAGTACCAACATTTTAACATACTGACATCAACTTagttaaaactattttttagtGCACCATCTTATGACTAACTaatgtcaaaatatatttttttaaatgaatccagGTCTGACGTGAAACATTGATACATAAGGGATACTTTTTATTAGAATGTGAATCAAACTATTAATGAATTCAGCCAGACAAGGTTGTCACTTTTCAAATCTAGCAAAAACTATTGTTACTTTGTTACTTCTCAAatattttcatctttatttgtacattagctgtctcttttttttcttttcttctttcgtAAACACTACAAGACCAAGCTGATTAACTCACAACTTTGAcgtacaaacaaattactctgACTATCAGATCGACGGGGTACTTGAATTGGATTAAGGAAGCAGGTACTATGCAAATGTACAGATTCACCAAAAGGTGAACATTGATTGAAAACACCAAAACATATTCCAGCCAATCCCACTGACTCGAGTTATGACCCTTCACTAGACCCTTGCTCAGCTTCCTCGGGGGCTCTTGGATCGATCTGAGATCCATTATCTCCTTGTACGCCAGGAGTTGGCTCATCGGTTGGCTCGTTACTGGTGTTGAGGAAGGCTTGGTATTGGTTCCAGAAGCCAGCTGAGCTCCTGGTAGCTGGAATATTTAAGGAAGTCATAGATGTAGAAGAAGGAAGTTGGTCAGCAGAGGAACGACTACTCCTGGCTGGTGGACGTATTGTTTTAGTTACCACACCATGGTGCTTCATGTGCCCCTGGGAAGATAAAGCAATTCTTTTAGGAACTTTTAAcaaatattattgttttttatacaGGTTTATTTCTATACTAAAGCTCCACAATGCTgttttgcaaaacaaaacattttaacacaGGTACTCTTTTACCACATGCATAGATCTTTGTCATTTCTATATCATGCAATTTTGTGTCATCACCTTCAGGCCACTGCGACTGGCATACTCTTTTCCACACTCCGCACAGCAATAGGTCTTCTTCTCAGGGCGAGACATCGGAGATGGGAGGGTTGGGGTAAGGTGGATGGGGACAGAACCATCCAGTGCTTCGGTTGGAGCCAATCCACTAATCTTGACCTCTTCTAACCGGTCTTCCCTCCCATAGGAACCAAAATGGAAGCTCTGACGAGTCTCCCTCACAAAAGATGCAGGTCTCTGTGATACAGCCATTACCCCAGCAGCAATAGTGTCTGCAATCTCCAAAGTGGATGTCACATTGGGGTCTCCGTCTGTCACAGTTGCTTGGTTTTGCTTTGGTGTTGCTGGTGAAGAAGACTGATCTTTGTCTTCTTCCATGGGTTCTGGCGATGTGGGTCTTGGGGAGATTGACTCGGTTTCTAAGGTTGGTTTTGCAATTACATTGGAAACATCTTGACTCAGTAGAAGGTCTGAGGATGTACCGGGATTAGTGTAAGCAAAGGGGTCACCAAGGACAGGTGTGCTTTGTAAATCCTCAAGGTTGGTTCTGGAGCCATGAAAGGCTTCAGAGGAGGTAGACGCTTTATCCTCTACACAGTCCACTACCATAGCATTAGCTGACAGTGTGGTTTTGGTAACAGTGGGGGAAATTGGAGAGGGGCTGCATTTAAGAAGATGAAGATCAGaagtagtttgtttttctacttgGCTCTCTTTACCAACTGAAGAAGCCTGATCGCCCTGCTTTGATGCTGGCAAGGGAGCACTGACACAAAGGAGAGGGGGTTCTACACTACCTGGTGGGGGAGTTTTTGTGGTGGGATTTGTGAATGGGTCAGGGCTAAGGTCAGACAGGGGAATGAGGTCTGGGCTGGAGGAACCAGACTTGCTCGGATTTTTGGTATTCTCAACTGATTTTATACTGTCAAATGCAGGGACTGCACCTACTGCTGGAGTTGGAAATTCTGAGCTTGGGGCTGGGCTCTTAGAGTGGCTTTCTAGGGGAGGGGTTCCACTACAGACAGTATTTGAGTCAATGGACTGGGATTGAGATTGTGTCAAGGGTTTGGCATTTGATTCAGCTGGCATCTCATGTGCAGAATCATCTGTGCCATCTGTAGGCAACTGTCCACCAAGGTGCATacgaatgtggtgctgaagcaCTAGGGCATTAGTGAACTTGCGCTGACACAGTGGGCAAGAATTTTGGGCACGTGCATTATGTGGTCGGGCATGATGGGTGGCCAGGTGGGACCGCAGGCTGCCTTTAGTAGAGAAGGATCTACCACATATCTTACAAGGGAAAGGGCGTTCTCCAAGGTGTGTAGCCTGGTGCAGACGCAGTGCTCTGGGACAACTCAGCACCCTTAGACACACCCCACACTGATTGGTTGTTAGGTTACCAGCTGGACTGATGCTTAGTGATGGTAAAAAGCCCCCTGCAATGGCACTTGCTCCATTGGAAGTGGCACTCATTCCTAGGGCAGCAATCATCTCATGTGTGAAGTTAGAAACTGATGTGGAAGCACGAGTAGTTGATGGTGGGGAGGCCATGACATATGTAGTCGAAGTGCTGGCATTTGTGAAACGGCCGTTGCCTGAACTTGAAGAGGAAGTAGCACTGCTAGATAACATCTCCAGCATGGAGGACGAAATAGAGGAGGAAGTCCATGGAGAAGAAGGGCGGGGCGCTTTCTCTAGCTTTTCCACTAGCCTCTGCAGCTTGGAGGTTTCAGAGGACGGAGTGGAGGTAACCATTGAGGAGGGCAGGGAGGATGGATTGGTGGTGGGTTGACCCGGGACTTTAGAAAACgaagagaaagggaaagaaagcGGAGTATGGCTTGAAGAAGCAAGTTGATGGGAGCCTGGAGTAGAGGGTAGTTGAGTGCGTAGCAAGCCTAAGGCAGGATGGTTGTAGAGGgatgtgtgtgcagcaggagTAGAGGAAGAAGTGGAGACGGATGGGAAAAGGAGCTTCGGCAGGTGGGCTAGCTGGGAGTAGGCAGCAGGAGATAGCATTGGTACATGAGGGGGAGTGTTCTCATCAAAGTGCTGCTGTTTAGCACCCTTGAATAATCCTGTGATGGTGGAAGACGATGACAGGGCGGGATTGTTGAGGAGGGAGGTAGCCAGAGATGAGGTGGAAGTGGATGAGTGGGATGAGCCGGAAGTGATAGAGGCTGCAGCTGCTACAGCTGCTGCCCTATTGAGTTGCAGGAGGGAGTGGGAAATCAATGCCAAGTCTACACTAGGGGGCAAGGGTAGGGTAGAAGGGGTGGATCCTCCAGAGGCTCCTAGAGAAAAGCCAGTGTGCGTACCAGTGACCTCCATATTATCTTCACATGTCTCATCTTCAGTCCTGGTTTTTGGCTTCTTTTGCATCATATTCATGCCACTAGTACTGCTGCCACTGCTCATAGTCTGTCCCATTTCAGTCCCCCCAGTGGCCCCCAATGCTACCCCAAACAAAGAAGGTGGCAAGAGTGAAAGTGAGAGCTCTGGGTTTTGCTCACGATGACGTAGGAAATGCACCTTGAGATTCCCTCGTGTGGTGAAGCGGCTGAGGCATACTGGACACTGGTAGGGTCGTTCCCCAGTGTGTGACCGTAGATGTATCTGTAGGGAAGAGTCACTGCTAAACATTTTCCCACAAAAGCGGCAGGCATGTTGGAGGCGGCCAGTATTGTTGGAGCTGGATGCAGAGGAAGagtctgctcctccagagaaaGCATGCATAGCATTTTGAGAGTTTGTGACCATGGATACTGATGAGGGGAGCGAGGAGTTTAGAAAGGACAGGCCACTGTGCCCACTCAGTGAAGTGGTGTTTGAAGATTTTTCATGGAGATAGCGGTTGGGCAGAGCTAAAGATAAGCCTAGTGGGTAGTTGGATGAAGCCATGGGGATGGCAGccgaggaagaggtggagggagCTGAGGGGCGAGAACTCACTCTCAGATAACCTTGACTCCCTGCACTTCCTCCCGCTCCTTCCATCTGGTGCTTCTGGGGCTGCAGGATTTGAGACAATGAACTGCTTGGCTTTGTGGGTTTATTGGCTGCCTGAGAAGGTAGCAGGGAGGAGAAACATGCAAGGAGAGGAGCAACAGAGGTAGAAGGCTGAGATGCAATTGCCTGGGTGGTTGGACTTGCTGCCCCTTTGCTGCCTTCTAGACAGAGCTGGGGCAGGGGAGGGATAAGATGCTGTGAGGGTGTGTCCACAGCATAGGATGCTCCACCGAGGCGTAGCACCTGTCTACAGATCTCCTCTGTTATCTGCATTTGATGGATCTGCCTTTGTTGAAGCACCCTGAGCTCTTCCAGGATCAGGGCAATGCTCAGTTGGGCCCTGGAAGGTGCAGCTGAGGCAGAGGTCACTCCTGGGCTTGGAGTTGGAGTCACTGGACTGGGGGGGCCCTCTGGCACACGGCTGGGGCTTCCAGGATGGGGTGGGGGACATAGGGAGGCCgacgaagaggacgaggaagaagaaTTGGTGGTGGCTGACAGCCCCAACTTTGGAGAAGCCATGTGTTTGTTTCGTGAGGGGTCTATGAGGGCCCTAGCAGATGATGTAGATTTACAACCCAATAGTTGAAGGGCAGGTGAATGTTGAGTTtttgaagagagagagcagtaaGGGAAGTCAGGAGAGAATGAGGGCTGTGGGTCTTTGAGGGACTGGTGGGGGGACTGGCTTAGTGGGCAGGATATCACTGGATCTTCAATGGGTAAAGAGGGGGTCTGAGAGCCCTTAATAGATGAAAGGAAAGCAAGGGGCAGCTGTGAGCTTTGAAGAGAGGACGATGGAGAGCAAGAAGGAGAATCCGGGATAAACAGAGAGGAGTTTGAGTTCACTGCCAAGTTGTCATCTAAGGAAATTGAaagaagaaataacaaaaaaattatGATTTGCATAATGGTCCACAATCTTTTTTTATACCATAGCTTTCAAAAAAAACATATGCCTACTTCTCAGGGCACTTTTGAACAACTTAAGAAAAGCAGTGGTGAAAAATAAAGTATATTATTGGGTGGCTAGTTGGGGTACGCAGACGTGCACTAAAACAACACTGCTCTCCAAAAACTAGTTTTTTGCATTGTTGGAGGGACACCCCTTTCTCCTTGTTTCACAAAGATGTGTTGAAtctcaaaacaatatttttttctccctcgaaatcttgaaaacaacaaaatataacTCAAAATACAACTTGAAATCATGTATCATTAAATGGACAGTAGATAATCGGGAGCATAAACCCAGCCCATGACGCAAATGTAAATTGTCAGGACTAATTtggagatacacacacacacacacacgacaatgGAACCCCCAATAAAAAGAAGCCACATACACACTTCCATCCCTGCcgtccttctctttcttctgtccTTCATTGAATCTGTCTTTCTTTCATCTTCTAAAGAGCCCTTCCCCCAGTAGCCCAATGGGAAGCTAAGGGTTAGGTGCTGGCAAGTTGCTGGACACTGTACTGGGTGCCTGATTGGCTGGCAGTCTTGACCTTAAACACTCTGAGGTAGCATGCCTGATAAGGTTTAGGGCCAGGCAAaggaagagcaaagaaaaacaaacagccccGTGGACATACACCGATGACTCACAGCCTATCAACAAGCTAAGTTAGCCCAAAAATGTGAAAGCACATAGGCGAACACACAACTTGTCAATTTGCAATGCACATAGACAAAATAGAGAGCATTTTGTTTGCACAGGACTTCTCGTTCTCACACTAACACAAACATAACTTACTTCAGTTTGCCTGAAAGCTACAATTTTATGACACAATGTGGGCCCTACTCCTGTAACTGgagtaaacagacacacacacacacacacacacacacacacacacacacacttcttcatGGGTATGCTCATGCTTCAGTGCCCAGCAACAAAGCTGAAAGGGGACAATGGGGTCTAATGCTATTGCATTAAGAACACCTTATACAGTGTCTCACAAAGTTTCATTTTCCTTGACCTTCTCATGCACATTTCTTAGCTCATAAAAACCTGTATcttgatatattttgtttttcaccaaTTATTTTCCTGGGTATTTACTGTATAGCCTCCCGTTCTGGGTGGTCTGTGTCTTTGAACCTGGCAACGATGAGGAGTGAAGACATTTGGGGTTTTACTGGGCATTGAAAGCAGTTAATGGCTGCAACAGCAGAGAATGAATTAAACACTGCGGGCCTCTATTTCGAAGCGTTTAACAGAATACAAATGAAATGATTACATTGTTTAATAGTTATTTGGAGAAACCCATTTAGAAATAAGAACagagattaaattaaaaaacaggtCTCTACTGCCCTTGTTTAAATTCAAAATCTGCGTTCATATGCGTTTCAACATGTCTTATTAGAGCCTAAATAAGAATCCTACAATAGATTTACCATGAATGAATATACCATCGCTATAAGCTACTTAATGGAACAGTCTCtgcatgttgaaaaaaaatgttaagctacatttgaacagttttttttttactttaaaacaaatcCAATCCCACTTATACACCAATATTCTTTTGTCTGAGTACATTTCTCACCATGCTCAAGTATCCGACAGGCACCAAGGGTCAGGTTCATAAGCTGCTGGGGTCGTTTCTGTTTCCGACGGGACATGCTTCTGCAGGATGGGAACGACGCAGGGACGCATTGGCCAACACACAACTTTTATTCTGTCTCCCTGCGCACTGAAAAAAGTAGGTATCTAAATTACTTACAGGggataaaatgaagaaaaacgtTCCAAAATTGTGACAACGGATGCTCCGGATTGATTAGTCGAAAAGCGTGTCCACCATGGTAGCATTGTggtgcagagaaagaaagacaaaactaAAGTGCCAAAGAGGCATGTGTGACTGTTTCTCTCAACAAGTCTCCCTTTTCTCAAAACTCACCGTTggccctcctttctctctctctctcacacacacacacacacacacacacacacacacacacacacacacacacacacacacacacacag carries:
- the sall2 gene encoding sal-like protein 3 isoform X1 is translated as MLPWWTRFSTNQSGASVVTILERFSSFYPLSMSRRKQKRPQQLMNLTLGACRILEHDDNLAVNSNSSLFIPDSPSCSPSSSLQSSQLPLAFLSSIKGSQTPSLPIEDPVISCPLSQSPHQSLKDPQPSFSPDFPYCSLSSKTQHSPALQLLGCKSTSSARALIDPSRNKHMASPKLGLSATTNSSSSSSSSASLCPPPHPGSPSRVPEGPPSPVTPTPSPGVTSASAAPSRAQLSIALILEELRVLQQRQIHQMQITEEICRQVLRLGGASYAVDTPSQHLIPPLPQLCLEGSKGAASPTTQAIASQPSTSVAPLLACFSSLLPSQAANKPTKPSSSLSQILQPQKHQMEGAGGSAGSQGYLRVSSRPSAPSTSSSAAIPMASSNYPLGLSLALPNRYLHEKSSNTTSLSGHSGLSFLNSSLPSSVSMVTNSQNAMHAFSGGADSSSASSSNNTGRLQHACRFCGKMFSSDSSLQIHLRSHTGERPYQCPVCLSRFTTRGNLKVHFLRHREQNPELSLSLLPPSLFGVALGATGGTEMGQTMSSGSSTSGMNMMQKKPKTRTEDETCEDNMEVTGTHTGFSLGASGGSTPSTLPLPPSVDLALISHSLLQLNRAAAVAAAASITSGSSHSSTSTSSLATSLLNNPALSSSSTITGLFKGAKQQHFDENTPPHVPMLSPAAYSQLAHLPKLLFPSVSTSSSTPAAHTSLYNHPALGLLRTQLPSTPGSHQLASSSHTPLSFPFSSFSKVPGQPTTNPSSLPSSMVTSTPSSETSKLQRLVEKLEKAPRPSSPWTSSSISSSMLEMLSSSATSSSSSGNGRFTNASTSTTYVMASPPSTTRASTSVSNFTHEMIAALGMSATSNGASAIAGGFLPSLSISPAGNLTTNQCGVCLRVLSCPRALRLHQATHLGERPFPCKICGRSFSTKGSLRSHLATHHARPHNARAQNSCPLCQRKFTNALVLQHHIRMHLGGQLPTDGTDDSAHEMPAESNAKPLTQSQSQSIDSNTVCSGTPPLESHSKSPAPSSEFPTPAVGAVPAFDSIKSVENTKNPSKSGSSSPDLIPLSDLSPDPFTNPTTKTPPPGSVEPPLLCVSAPLPASKQGDQASSVGKESQVEKQTTSDLHLLKCSPSPISPTVTKTTLSANAMVVDCVEDKASTSSEAFHGSRTNLEDLQSTPVLGDPFAYTNPGTSSDLLLSQDVSNVIAKPTLETESISPRPTSPEPMEEDKDQSSSPATPKQNQATVTDGDPNVTSTLEIADTIAAGVMAVSQRPASFVRETRQSFHFGSYGREDRLEEVKISGLAPTEALDGSVPIHLTPTLPSPMSRPEKKTYCCAECGKEYASRSGLKGHMKHHGVVTKTIRPPARSSRSSADQLPSSTSMTSLNIPATRSSAGFWNQYQAFLNTSNEPTDEPTPGVQGDNGSQIDPRAPEEAEQGSSEGS
- the sall2 gene encoding sal-like protein 3 isoform X2; its protein translation is MSRRKQKRPQQLMNLTLGACRILEHDDNLAVNSNSSLFIPDSPSCSPSSSLQSSQLPLAFLSSIKGSQTPSLPIEDPVISCPLSQSPHQSLKDPQPSFSPDFPYCSLSSKTQHSPALQLLGCKSTSSARALIDPSRNKHMASPKLGLSATTNSSSSSSSSASLCPPPHPGSPSRVPEGPPSPVTPTPSPGVTSASAAPSRAQLSIALILEELRVLQQRQIHQMQITEEICRQVLRLGGASYAVDTPSQHLIPPLPQLCLEGSKGAASPTTQAIASQPSTSVAPLLACFSSLLPSQAANKPTKPSSSLSQILQPQKHQMEGAGGSAGSQGYLRVSSRPSAPSTSSSAAIPMASSNYPLGLSLALPNRYLHEKSSNTTSLSGHSGLSFLNSSLPSSVSMVTNSQNAMHAFSGGADSSSASSSNNTGRLQHACRFCGKMFSSDSSLQIHLRSHTGERPYQCPVCLSRFTTRGNLKVHFLRHREQNPELSLSLLPPSLFGVALGATGGTEMGQTMSSGSSTSGMNMMQKKPKTRTEDETCEDNMEVTGTHTGFSLGASGGSTPSTLPLPPSVDLALISHSLLQLNRAAAVAAAASITSGSSHSSTSTSSLATSLLNNPALSSSSTITGLFKGAKQQHFDENTPPHVPMLSPAAYSQLAHLPKLLFPSVSTSSSTPAAHTSLYNHPALGLLRTQLPSTPGSHQLASSSHTPLSFPFSSFSKVPGQPTTNPSSLPSSMVTSTPSSETSKLQRLVEKLEKAPRPSSPWTSSSISSSMLEMLSSSATSSSSSGNGRFTNASTSTTYVMASPPSTTRASTSVSNFTHEMIAALGMSATSNGASAIAGGFLPSLSISPAGNLTTNQCGVCLRVLSCPRALRLHQATHLGERPFPCKICGRSFSTKGSLRSHLATHHARPHNARAQNSCPLCQRKFTNALVLQHHIRMHLGGQLPTDGTDDSAHEMPAESNAKPLTQSQSQSIDSNTVCSGTPPLESHSKSPAPSSEFPTPAVGAVPAFDSIKSVENTKNPSKSGSSSPDLIPLSDLSPDPFTNPTTKTPPPGSVEPPLLCVSAPLPASKQGDQASSVGKESQVEKQTTSDLHLLKCSPSPISPTVTKTTLSANAMVVDCVEDKASTSSEAFHGSRTNLEDLQSTPVLGDPFAYTNPGTSSDLLLSQDVSNVIAKPTLETESISPRPTSPEPMEEDKDQSSSPATPKQNQATVTDGDPNVTSTLEIADTIAAGVMAVSQRPASFVRETRQSFHFGSYGREDRLEEVKISGLAPTEALDGSVPIHLTPTLPSPMSRPEKKTYCCAECGKEYASRSGLKGHMKHHGVVTKTIRPPARSSRSSADQLPSSTSMTSLNIPATRSSAGFWNQYQAFLNTSNEPTDEPTPGVQGDNGSQIDPRAPEEAEQGSSEGS